The sequence below is a genomic window from Lolium perenne isolate Kyuss_39 chromosome 4, Kyuss_2.0, whole genome shotgun sequence.
CAGCACGATAACTCCTGATTCCCACCGTTGCGACCCACTTGAAGCTCCATCTCCATGGAGAACACCCTGAGGTCCCGCGCTCCCGCCAGTCGCCGCCTTCGGCACAGTGGACTTGAAGGTGTGTGGGACCGATGTGTCAGGGAGAGTAAGGTGTTGCCACCTGTGGCCCACCAGTCAGACAGTGAGATGATAAATACTCTTTTTTTTGTGAAAGAGATGATAAATACTCTTTGCGTATGTTGAATGACATATGGAATGAGAAGCTAATTCTGTGATCCCATTCCACCttctcttttttcctcacctcttcTCCCTTTCTCTCTCATCATGTTCTAACCTTTCTGGCAACACCTTGTGCGCTTGATTCCCATAAGGGGTCGTCGCAAATTGGTATCCAAAAGGGTATCCACCCCACCAAAGTAAGCTTGATTCCCATAAGGGGTCGTCGCAAATTGGTATCCAAAAGGGTATCCACCCCACCAAAGTAAGTTCAAGTTGTTCCGCTCGTGATCATATTGGTTGATCCGTAACACCATTGTGAAGGGTGTAATTTCCTCTGTTGAATGAACACAAAatccctagcttggtttggacggAATCACCACGAGCCCTAAGGGTTTGTTCAATCATGACCGACAAATCGGATCGGCCATTGTATTTCGGTCTTTTTCAAATTCGGTATCCAATTAATTCAGGTTCAGTCATGACCAAACAACGTGTTCGATGTTGCCAACACAAAACTTCGAGAATATTTAGTACACAAACAACAATATTTTAACTACATTTTGGACACTTTTCAGTGTGTATATTATTATCAGTTGGTGTGAATAGATGTTCACAATCCAAACAAAAACGCAACCACGCTATAGCAGTTTGATGAAAATTCAACAATACAACAATTCACGCACATCACATAGTTCCGGATACCGTCTCATGTAAAGTTCGGTTAGTTTGGTAGATTCAGTTACCCTAATTCGGTATTTAAAATTTTCTACCCAATTATTTATTAGGCTTCTTGGTGTCGATCTTTTTAGATTCAGTCTCGATCTTTCGATTTTCATTCATTAGTTTTGTTGCCTACCCATAGTGAACCACAACATCGTCGTCTCAGCTAGGGACACATACTAGCTAAATTTTGTCGTCTAGGAGGGACCAAGGGGGTGGGGGCGGTGCCTCCCCTCTCCCCCCGccacaaaccctagccgctggCCTCCCTTGGGGATAACCCTAGCCAGCCACCCTAATGGGCCCCAAAGGGTCCCAGCCGAACCCTCCAAGGGTTGGCTCGGCGGTTGGCCCTCTTGCCAGGAGTGCCTATACGGCGACCCGCTCGGTGCGGGAAAAGGTGCCACACACCCTGCGGAGCATTGTTGGGCCAGGCCCAAAACAGGTAATTCCTTTTTTCTGATGTATTatttctttagctttcctttttaacaagttttataaagtttgaaaatattttaaaaatctgaatctgaacaaatttaaaattgaacattttttgcaaatgaacaattttcaaaattgaataaaTCTTAAAATTGAACAATTTTAAATATTTGAACTTTTTTAGATTGAACATGTTTTGAAAATTTGTTTTTCcctaaatttgaatatttttcgaatttgaacattttctgagattgaacattttaaaatttgaacattttataTTAATTTTTCAAAATCTTTAAAATGCACATTTTGCAAAAATAAACttaagaaataaaaaagaaataggaaagaaaaaaaaaacgggaaataaaaaaaagaataaagaaaaaaaaCGCGAACTGGGCTAGCATATAGGATTTGCCCTCTTCGGCTGCTCCGGTCCTTCTTCCGAAGTTCCGATGCTTCACTCTCTTATTCTTATTTCAGTTAAAATTCTGAACCATTGTCGAAACACTTTCAGTAATTCTCTGATGCATTTAAGTATTATACGGACAAAGAACATTTAGCGTGTGACCCAAATAGATTCTGTCACTCACACGTAGCTCTGGAACTctttccgaccaataaccaatagcgggagcgTGACATCCATAGTAGCTCCGGTATGTGCACGAATAACACTCGCGGTATTCTATTGCTTCACGATATTATGAATACCCGAGGCGAGACTTGTGATATCATTGTGAGCACTCTTGATCACTATACCAGTTAACCTTATCCGATTTCATTCTTTTTTCCTATCGTATTAGGATGTTCTTGTAATCACCATTACAAAGTGTGTGACTGACACAGCATTTAGTGCCGGTGGAGAGAATGGGCGTCCACGTGTCGAACGAGAAGCTGGGTGGATATTTTCTCCCGCGAGATTTCACCAGGCCACACAGGTGGCAGCACACGCTGCTTCCTCGCCTTCCCGCCACACATGGCCGCGGCAGAATCAATCCGGCCGGCGTCGCCATCCGTGACCGACACGGCGGGCATGTCAGTGGCTGGAGCTCCGTGAGCCACCCGCTCGAGCGGCTGGAGTGAGCTCGAGTCCCCTCCTTCCCCGGCAATCCACTCCCACCGCAAGCACGGGCACGCGGCCGCGGGGAGCCATGCGGGCGCTCGTCTCCCCCGCCACATTCCTCCCGGGGGTCCCGAGCCCCGCCGCGAGCGCGAGCTCCGGTGGCACCGCCCGCGCGCCGGCGCGGCACCACCACCAGCGCGCTgtcgccgccgcggccgccgccacgGGCGACCACTGGGGCGCCGACCACCACCGCCACGACAACCACCAGCAGCAGCGAACGTACCGTGGCGGGCGCTGGGGCGGCGGGCCCCGCGCGGGGGCGAGCGTGCAGTGCGACGTGGACGTGGTGTCGTGGCGGGAGCGCCGGGTGTTCGCGTCCGTGGCCGTGGCCGCCGACGTCGACACCGTGTGGCGCATCATCACCGACTACGAGCGCCTCGCCGACTTCGTCCCAAACCTCGTGCACAGGTCCGCGTTCCCCGGCGACCGCCCGCCGTTGCAGTTCCCCTCCCCTTCACCATCAGCGAACTGAATGGCTTAATCTGCGTGCAGTGGGAGGATCCCGTGCCCGCACGAGGGCAGGATATGGCTGGAGCAGAGGGGGCTGCAGCAGGCCCTCTACTGGCACATCGAGGCGCGCGTCGTGCTCGACCTCCGGGAGGTTCCGGATGCAGTAAGTCATCAGTCTCCACCATAATTCCCTACTCCTAGTAGTATAACTGTTAAACTGCAACAAAAACTTAGTCACAATTCAGGCGTTACAAGTGCATTTTCCCTCAGTTGGTTTGGTACTGGCTAGTGAACGCAGTTTAGTCAGAATCTGCATATGTTTGGTTTTCACCGTTCTTTCGTACTAGTATTCATGAAATTGCAATGAACTTAGTCAGAATTCAGGATTTACTAGTACATGTTTTCTCATTCATCGCCAAGCATCAGGTAGAATGAAATGCAACTTAGATGCTGGTCCCAGCTGATTTACAGTAAGGAAACAACATACATAGAGGTTCAGTAAGGATAATCTCAGCTAAGCCATGGTCACTCGAACTGAGTGCATTGTCCATTTTCTAAGAATGATCAGCTAATTTGATCCTAACATGAAAACGCATGTAACCGGCTTTTTTCTGTTAGTGTTGCTGCAAATGTCCGTTCTTGTTAAATCGTATCTAATGAATGTAACAACGATGAATGGTCTCCCTTCTTCTTCTAGTTATATGTTTAGCTATGTAACCTGACCTACTCAGCTGTTCAGTACCAATTGCCGTGCAGGTTAATGGACGAGAGCTCCACTTCTCCATGGTCGATGGCGACTTTAAGAAGTTCGAAGGGAAATGGACTGTCCGGTCTGGTCCAAGGTGTGCATCCTGTGATCATTTTGTTGTCTTGTTCATGCCAAGTGCATTTTTATAGTCGTTAACTTTGCTAATGCTTACTGCCCGGATGTTGAAATATCTTGATATCAGGGATCCTTAAGACTTTTCCTTGTTCAATGCTTTTTCCTAGCAGAATTTGTTTTTCCTCTCATAAGTCTTATATAACCCCTGTTTTGTTTTGTGACAGGTCTGCTAGTGCAATTTTGCTGTATGAAGTTAATGTGATACCTAGATTCAATTTCCCAGCAATATTTCTTGAGAGAATTATAAGCTCAGATCTCCCTGTGAATCTTACAGCCTTGGCTTTTAGATCTGAAAAAATGTATTTAGAGAACCATAAATTTGGACCTACAAAATTTACGGGTGCAGAGTCCAAGCCACTTAACTTCCGTAGTCCAGTAGTCGAGAATGATGACATTTCTTCTAGTAAGTTCAAAGAAGCACCTTCGCCTACCGGCTTTGGTGGTGTGCTCGCTCCACCTCCTCCTGAGTTGAATGGGAAATGGGGTGTATATGGAAGTGTATGCAGGCTTGATAGGCCTTGCGTAGTAGACGAGATCCATCTCCGACGATTTGATGGCCTCCTGGTAACTAACTAAGCTTATATCTATCAAAGATTTATCCGTGGAATTTCATATTTGATGGAATGCACACTAAGAAGATTGGCTTCCCCCGTGGAATGGTTTGGGTGAAGGAACATGAAGGGGCTCACAGGTGTGTTGTTGCAAGTATCACCGTGAAAGCACCAGTTCGAGAAGTATGGGATGTACTCACAGCATATGAGAAGTTGCCCGAGTAAGTAGTTTTATCTTCTGCATTATTTGGAGTGCACATAGTCTACTTTCATTACATAGCTATGATCTAATGTAGCTATCTCATAGGGTTATACCAAACCTGGCTATTAGTCGGATTATTCTTCGTGATAATAACAAGGTTCGCATATTGCAGGTAGGAGTTATTTTAATGCTTTATCTGATGTTCTATTTAGTTCTGCAGCATCTCAGATTTATTAGTTTCTAGGAGGGCTGCAAAGGTTTACTCTACATGGTTCTTCATGCTCGTGTTGTTATGGATCTTCGCGAGAAACTTGAACGTGAGATCTGCTTTGAGCAAGTCGAGGGGGATTTCTACTCATTTAAAGGAAAATGGCGCCTCGAACAGCTTGGAGATCAGCACACGCTGCTGAAGTATATGGTCGAGACTAAGATGCATAAGGATACCTTTCTCTCCGAGTCTATCCTTGAAGAGGTATGCACAACTTTGTTTTGTTGTGATACATGTTATTGTTACGAGGTAGAAAAGTTGGACCGAAAAAGGAATTTATGTGCCCCAATCTTCTAAATTTTTTCTGTGATGGAAGAACTGTATTAGCACTTACGTAACCTGGGGCATATAACTATATAAACCATAGTTGGTATTTTTTGTTGGTGACTTAAGTTTAGAAAATAAACTTGTTGTAGGTGTGTCATCTTGCTGAATATACTATCATGCTCATGTGACAGATtttactttttcttcttttacccaTTAATTTTGTATCTTTCACCAGCTACAGTCACAGGTTATTCCTGGCAAATGATGAATTGAATGAATCTCTATACTCTTGAGCCAGTATAAGGTTGTATGCACTATCTTTACGAATTCACGTTTGGTTCTCTCAAGAATAAGAATTAGTATTTCGTTCccttaataataataataataattacATGTTAGGTTCTCTCTGAAAAATATCCAAGGGATTTTTTTATAATTTAGCTTGCTAGCTACAAACATCTCAGTTACTGGCATCCAAATAATTGGGTTTGAAGGAATTCTTGTCACAAGGTATCCTCACTGTGCAAACACCATACTGAATATATTAAAACACATTTCTACTGTCTGCTTTTTAGGGCACTGGGAACTTATGACTGCACGGCTTGCACTGTTCAGGAAAAGAACTTGTGACTAATTTTTGGCACTCTTCTTTCGTCTTAATAAAAGCAGATCATAATTCATGCATTGTCTTCTTAGCATTAATGTACTTGGTGCTTTGATGAATGACTTTTTGTGAAATTTAATCATGTTTGGACTTTGGGTAATTTAAACCAGAACATTTCATTTTATCCTTTTCAGGTCATATACGAAGATCTTCCGTCAAATTTATGTGCGATCCGTGATTATGTTGAAAATGCTAAAGCTGAGAGAGGCACTTCTACAGTTCACTCTGATGTGCCAACCAATCCAGATACTGTTGCTATTGATTATGCAGAAGGGCGGCGAACAGAGCAAGCATCTGAAGATTGCTCTTCAAGTTCTACGAAGATGAGACCAAAAGTTCCAGGCCTGCAAAAGGACATCGAGGTCCTCAAATCTGAACTTGGTACTTTTATTGCAAAATATGGTCAGAATGGATTCATGCCTAAGAGAAAACATCTTCGGACGCACGGAAGAGTTGATATTGAGAAGGCAATAACACGGATGGGTGGGTTCAGGAAGATCGCCAGCACAATGAACCTTGCCCTTTCTTATAAAAATCGGAAACCAAGAGGTTATTGGGATAATCTAGAGAACTTGCAAGATGAGGTAAGACAGAATATGTTTTACCTCCCTCTACTTTTTTAGATGTCCGGTCTAGTACAAGGCTACTAGCATCATACTCCCTCCGCCCCTAAATAGGTGGCATATAAACTTACATAAGAAGTCAATGTTTTCAAAgtttgaccaagaatatataccaAAATATGAAGATCTGTAATACCAAATCAATATCAATATTTTCATGGTATACTTATTTAATATTATAGTTGTTGATATTTTCTTAAATATATTTAGTCAAAATTTGGAAACATTGACCTTTTGACTAAGTTTATACGCCACCTATttagggacggagggagtatgatgcTACTAGCCTTGTGCTAGTAGCCTATGGGACTAGTTTTCTTAGCTATAATGCTGTTCCATTTCTTGAAAATGTTCTCCATACAATTTCTTTAAAAAATACTGTGTGAGATTGCTAGC
It includes:
- the LOC127291881 gene encoding uncharacterized protein, producing the protein MRALVSPATFLPGVPSPAASASSGGTARAPARHHHQRAVAAAAAATGDHWGADHHRHDNHQQQRTYRGGRWGGGPRAGASVQCDVDVVSWRERRVFASVAVAADVDTVWRIITDYERLADFVPNLVHSGRIPCPHEGRIWLEQRGLQQALYWHIEARVVLDLREVPDAVNGRELHFSMVDGDFKKFEGKWTVRSGPRSASAILLYEVNVIPRFNFPAIFLERIISSDLPVNLTALAFRSEKMYLENHKFGPTKFTGAESKPLNFRSPVVENDDISSSKFKEAPSPTGFGGVLAPPPPELNGKWGVYGSVCRLDRPCVVDEIHLRRFDGLLEHEGAHRCVVASITVKAPVREVWDVLTAYEKLPEVIPNLAISRIILRDNNKVRILQEGCKGLLYMVLHARVVMDLREKLEREICFEQVEGDFYSFKGKWRLEQLGDQHTLLKYMVETKMHKDTFLSESILEEVIYEDLPSNLCAIRDYVENAKAERGTSTVHSDVPTNPDTVAIDYAEGRRTEQASEDCSSSSTKMRPKVPGLQKDIEVLKSELGTFIAKYGQNGFMPKRKHLRTHGRVDIEKAITRMGGFRKIASTMNLALSYKNRKPRGYWDNLENLQDEIRRFQKNWGMDPSYMPSRKSFERAGRYDIARALEKWGGIQEVSRLLALEPRRPRKRSADSDGEKQPESPPPTAAVKHPSKLDKPSSPLDAQKWLLKLKDLDVNWVEY